A window from Drosophila subobscura isolate 14011-0131.10 chromosome O, UCBerk_Dsub_1.0, whole genome shotgun sequence encodes these proteins:
- the LOC117898652 gene encoding xanthine dehydrogenase-like, whose product MAGNSITINGDSYEVNLAALPADISLNTFIREHAGLTATKFMCQEGGCGVCVCTLTGIHPEAGEVRTWAVNSCLTLLNTCLGLEVTTAEGLGNKRVGYHAIQERLAKMNGTQCGYCSPGIVMNMYGLLKSKGGRVTMEEVENSFGGNICRCTGYRPILDAMKSFAVDSNIQIPAECADIEDLSTKQCPKTGKQCAGTCKKQSPKGSQIYLDGSRWSWPESLSQLFEALQSAVKEKLPIMLVAGNTAHGVYRRSADIKAFIDVGGLAELKGHKLDAGSLTLGGNLSLTETMDICRQLENTKGFEYLAQVWQHLDWIANVPVRNAGTLAGNLTIKHDHPEFPSDVFIVLEALDAQVIVQESLVKQATVSLACYLKTPMEGKIIRGIVLPAYPKDRFLFDSYKIMPRAQNAHAYVNAAFLLELDNASKVKTARICFGGINPEFVHATAIEKLLLGRNPYENGLVEQAFGQLSALLQPDEVLPDASPVYRRKLACGLFYKFLLKTAEQRKQGVGSRFALGGALLQRPVSSGKQNFETFEEHYPVTKPTEKHEGLIQCSGEATFANDLPTQQNQLWASFVHAKKVGAKVSKVDPQPALAIPGVVAYLDAKDIPGPNYLGPKTREPMFFAEDEEIFATGEIKFHDQPVGVIVANSNALAQRAAALVKLSYEGGAKEVLPTLKDVLNKVGASSCERLEHRYKSTLKNLDLEGEHFDVSSSGHLDLGLQYHYYMEPQTTVAVPFEGGMQVHVTTQWMDLSQDLIANILNLKVNEVQVKTRRLGGGYGGKATRCNLAAAAASIAAYKLNRPVRFVQSLESIMSTLGKRWAFHCDYDFFVQKSGKIVGLVSRFFEDAGYLSNESHMGHGVAVSRNCYEFSDNYKLDGFLVYTDAPTNTPCRAPGSLEGIAMIENILEHIAFETGQDPADVRYANILPNHKMGEMMPGFLASTLYKERRSEIIAYNKENRWRKRGLGLSIMEYQMGYFGQYPATVAIYHSDGTVVVTHGGIEMGQGMNTKISQVVAHSLGIPMEQVRIEASETINGANAMGTGGSVGSESICFAVRKACDTLNSRLAPVREEVKPSNWQQLINEAYNRKINLIANDHYKQGDMDNYAVCGLCLTEVEFDVLTGNYLISRVDLLEDAGESLNPYVDIGQMEGALMMGLGYWTSEQIVVDKQTGECLTNRTWTYKPPGAKDIPIDLRIQMLPKSPNKVGFMRSKATGEPAICVAIAVAFALQQALQSARDDAGVPRAWVTLNAPMTPEYLVLHAGTEPASQFKLN is encoded by the exons ATGGCTGGTAACAGCATTACAATCAACGGCGACAGCTATGAGG TTAATCTGGCTGCCCTGCCTGCGGACATCTCGCTGAACACCTTCATCCGAGAGCATGCCGGTCTGACGGCCACGAAGTTCATGTGCCAGGAGGGCGGATGCGGCGTCTGCGTGTGCACTCTGACCGGCATCCACCCGGAGGCGGGAGAGGTGCGCACCTGGGCCGTCAACTCGTGCCTCACGCTGCTGAACACCTGCCTGGGACTGGAGGTGACCACCGCGGAGGGGCTGGGCAACAAGCGGGTGGGCTACCACGCCATCCAGGAGCGGCTGGCCAAGATGAACGGCACCCAGTGCGGCTACTGCTCGCCGGGCATCGTCATGAACATGTACGGGCTGCTCAAGTCCAAAGGGGGTCGCGTGACcatggaggaggtggagaacTCCTTCGGAGGCAACATCTGCCGCTGCACCGGCTACCGCCCCATCCTGGATGCCATGAAGTCCTTTGCGGTGGACAGCAACATTCAGATTCCCGCGGAGTGCGCGGACATTGAGGATCTGAGCACAAAGCAGTGCCCCAAGACGGGCAAGCAGTGCGCCGGCACCTGCAAGAAGCAGTCGCCCAAGGGGAGTCAGATCTACCTCGATGGCagccgctggagctggcccGAGAGCCTCAGCCAGCTCTTTGAAGCCCTGCAGAGCGCCGTCAAAGAGAAGCTGCCCATCATGCTGGTGGCCGGCAACACGGCCCACGGGGTGTACCGCCGCAGTGCGGACATCAAGGCATTCATCGATGTCGGAGGTTTGGCAGAGCTCAAGGGACACAAGCTGGATGCTGGCTCCCTCACCCTCGGGGGCAACCTGAGCCTCACCGAAACGATGGACATATGCCGCCAGCTGGAGAACACCAAAGGCTTCGAGTACTTGGCTCAGGTGTGGCAACACCTCGATTGGATCGCCAACGTTCCTGTTCGCAAT GCCGGCACCTTGGCGGGCAATCTGACCATCAAGCATGACCACCCGGAGTTCCCCTCGGACGTGTTCATCGTCCTCGAGGCTCTGGACGCACAGGTGATTGTCCAGGAGTCGTTGGTCAAGCAGGCGACTGTCAGCCTTGCCTGCTATCTGAAGACACCGATGGAAGGCAAGATCATAAGGGGAATAGTTCTCCCCGCTTATCCCAAGGATCGTTTTCTATTTGACTCCTATAAG ATCATGCCACGTGCCCAGAATGCTCATGCCTATGTCAATGCCGCTTTCCTGCTCGAGTTGGACAACGCTTCAAAGGTGAAAACTGCGAGAATTTGCTTTGGCGGAATCAACCCGGAGTTTGTCCATGCCACGGCCATTGAGAAGTTGCTGCTGGGACGCAATCCCTATGAGAATGGACTGGTGGAGCAGGCCTTTGGCCAGCTATCGGCTCTTCTGCAACCCGATGAGGTGCTGCCCGATGCCTCTCCCGTTTATCGACGCAAACTCGCCTGCGGACTCTTCTATAAGTTTCTGCTGAAGACCGCAGAACAGAGGAAACAGGGAGTGGGCAGTCGCTTCGCTCTGGGTGGAGCCCTGCTGCAGCGACCAGTGTCGAGTGGAAAACAGAACTTTGAGACCTTCGAGGAGCATTATCCGGTGACCAAGCCCACGGAGAAGCACGAGGGACTCATCCAGTGCTCTGGGGAAGCAACCTTCGCCAACGATCTGCCCACGCAACAGAACCAGCTGTGGGCTTCCTTTGTGCACGCCAAAAAAGTTGGTGCAAAGGTCTCGAAGGTGGACCCGCAGCCTGCATTAGCCATACCCGGAGTGGTGGCTTATTTGGATGCCAAGGACATACCAGGACCAAACTATCTCGGACCCAAGACACGCGAGCCAATGTTTTTTGCCGAAGACGAGGAGATTTTTGCCACGGGCGAGATCAAGTTCCACGACCAACCCGTGGGTGTGATTGTCGCCAATTCCAACGCGCTGGCCCAACGCGCCGCAGCTTTGGTGAAGCTGAGCTACGAAGGAGGAGCCAAGGAAGTGTTGCCCACACTTAAGGATGTGCTGAACAAGGTGGGAGCTTCATCCTGTGAGCGTCTGGAGCATCGATACAAGTCAACGCTGAAAAACCTCGATCTGGAGGGAGAACACTTCGATGTGAGTTCCTCCGGACATCTGGACTTGGGCCTGCAGTATCATTATTACATGGAGCCACAAACGACTGTGGCAGTGCCCTTCGAGGGTGGAATGCAAGTGCATGTCACCACACAATGGATGGATCTGTCGCAGGATCTCATTGCCAACATTCTCAACCTCAAAGTCAACGAAGTGCAGGTGAAAACCCGCCGCTTAGGAGGTGGCTATGGAGGCAAGGCCACGCGTTGCAAcctcgccgctgctgccgcttccaTCGCTGCCTACAAGCTGAATCGTCCTGTGCGCTTTGTGCAGTCGCTGGAGTCCATTATGAGCACACTGGGCAAGCGCTGGGCCTTCCACTGTGACTACGATTTCTTCGTGCAAAAGTCGGGCAAGATCGTGGGCCTCGTCAGTCGCTTCTTCGAGGATGCCGGCTACCTGTCCAACGAATCCCACATGGGCCATGGCGTGGCGGTGTCCAGGAACTGCTACGAGTTCAGCGATAACTATAAGTTGGATGGCTTTCTGGTGTACACAGACGCACCCACCAACACTCCGTGTCGTGCGCCGGGATCATTGGAAGGCATTGCCATGATAGAGAACATTCTCGAGCACATTGCCTTCGAGACTGGGCAGGACCCCGCGGATGTGCGctatgcaaacattttgcccaATCACAAAATGGGTGAAATGATGCCCGGATTCCTGGCTAGTACGCTGTACAAGGAACGTCGCTCTGAGATTATTGCCTACAACAAGGAGAATCGCTGGCGCAAGCGCGGATTGGGGCTGTCCATCATGGAGTACCAAATGGGCTACTTTGGACAGTACCCCGCAACGGTGGCCATCTACCACAGCGATGGCACTGTGGTGGTCACACACGGAGGCATCGAAATGGGACAGG GCATGAACACAAAGATATCCCAAGTGGTGGCCCACTCTCTGGGCATTCCCATGGAACAGGTGCGCATTGAGGCCAGCGAAACGATCAATGGAGCCAATGCCATGGGCACAGGCGGCTCCGTGGGCAGCGAGtccatttgctttgctgtgcGCAAGGCCTGCGACACGCTGAACTCTCGCCTGGCGCCGGTCAGGGAGGAGGTGAAGCCCTCCAACTGGCAGCAGCTCATCAACGAGGCGTACAATCGCAAGATCAACCTCATAGCGAATGATCATTACAAGCAGGGCGACATGGATAATTATGcggtgtgcggcctctgcctcacGGAGGTGGAATTTGATGTTCTGACGGGCAACTATCTGATCAGCCGCGTGGATCTCCTGGAGGATGCGGGAGAGAGTTTGAATCCCTATGTGGACATCGGACAGATGGAAGGCGCTTTAATGATGGGCCTGGGTTACTGGACGAGTGAGCAGATTGTGGTGGACAAGCAGACCGGCGAATGTCTGACAAATCGCACGTGGACCTACAAGCCTCCGGGCGCCAAGGATATTCCCATAGATCTGCGCATCCAAATGCTGCCCAAGAGCCCCAACAAGGTTGGGTTTATGAGGTCAAAGG CCACCGGTGAACCCGCCATCTGTGTGGCCATCGCTGTGGCCTTTGCCCTGCAGCAAGCCCTGCAATCCGCCCGCGATGATGCCGGTGTGCCCAGGGCCTGGGTCACCCTCAATGCCCCGATGACGCCCGAGTATCTGGTACTCCACGCCGGCACCGAGCCCGCCAGCCAGTTCAAGCTGAACTAA
- the LOC117896938 gene encoding allergen Tab y 5.0101-like has protein sequence MCIKCLIVLLLLFLPYGLGSGKYCDLPACGENNLACDNKGQINSKCVPNTRIVPMTVYRNSLLSVFNDFRNSVARGDRRLKPAARMAKMSWSTELEHMAKLSAISCSMDKFCLSTENFYYVGSIFDAFKYPGRVYEYEDYEIILYLISGWTNRLADISLGMVIYMPDYVADMKILNAALLISEANTHVGCTAMRFTFASFHHFVLVCAFSTDVFINRSLYKLSASPGSACKRRDSTYPALCAAGERYHNERPLANATLLQPPGGNAMIQRNPDLATFYNYNLYNYG, from the exons ATGTGCATCAAATGTTTGAtcgtgttgctgctgctctttctacCCTACGGACTGGGCAGTGGCAAATATTGCGATCTGCCCGCATGCGGCGAAAATAATTTGGCCTGCGACAACAAAGGC CAAATCAACTCAAAGTGTGTGCCAAATACACGCATCGTGCCCATGACTGTCTACCGCAATTCGCTGCTGAGTGTCTTCAATGATTTTCGCAACAGTGTGGCACGCGGGGATCGGCGACTCAAGCCAGCGGCACGCATGGCCAAGATGAGTTGGTCCACGGAACTGGAGCACATGGCCAAGCTGTCGGCCATCTCCTGCAGCATGGACAAGTTCTGCCTGAGCACCGAGAACTTCTACTATGTGGGCTCCATCTTCGATGCGTTCAAGTATCCGGGCCGAGTGTACGAATACGAGGATTACGAGATTATTCTATATCTGATCAGTGGGTGGACCAACAGACTGGCGGATATCTCCTTGGGCATGGTCATTTATATGCCGGATTATGTGGCGGATAT GAAAATCCTCAACGCTGCGCTGCTCATTTCGGAGGCCAACACCCACGTGGGCTGCACGGCCATGCGCTTCACCTTTGCCAGCTTTCATCATTTTGTGCTCGTGTGCGCCTTCAGCACGGATGTCTTTATCAATCGGAGCCTGTACAAGCTGTCAGCCTCGCCGGGCAGCGCCTGCAAGCGGCGCGACTCCACATACCCCGCGCTGTGTGCCGCTGGCGAGCGTTACCACAATGAGCGGCCGCTGGCCAAtgccacgctgctgcagccacccGGTGGCAATGCCATGATACAGCGTAATCCAGATTTGGCCACCTTttataattacaatttgtACAATTACGGCTGA
- the LOC117898653 gene encoding indole-3-acetaldehyde oxidase-like translates to MAGSITINGNSYDVNLAALPADISLNTFIREHAGLTATKFMCQEGGCGVCVCTLTGIHPEAGEVRTWAVNSCLTLLNTCLGLEVTTAEGLGNKRVGYHAIQERLAKMNGTQCGYCSPGIVMNMYGLLKSKGGRVTMEEVENSFGGNICRCTGYRPILDAMKSFAVDSNIQIPAECADIEDLSTKQCPKTGKQCAGTCKKQSPKGSQIYLDGSRWSWPESLSQLFEALQSAVKEKLPIMLVAGNTAHGVYRRSADIKAFIDVGGLAELKGHKLDAGSLTLGGNLSLTETMDICRQLEQTKGFEYLAQVWQHLDWIANVPVRNAGTLAGNLTIKHDHPEFPSDVFIVLEALDAQVIVQESLVKQATVSLASYLKTPMEGKIIRGIVLPAYPKDRFLFDSYKIMPRAQNAHAYVNAAFLLELDNASKVKTARICFGGINPEFVHATAIEKLLLGRNPYENGLVEQAFSQLSTLLQPDEVLPDASPVYRRKLACGLFYKFLLKTAAQRKQGVGSRFALGGSLLQRPVSSGKQNFETFQEHYPVTKPTEKHEGLIQCSGEATYANDLPTQHNQVWAAFVTAKKVGAKVTKVDPQPALALPGVVAYLDAKDIPGPNYIGPKTRDEFFFAQDEQLFATGEIKFHNQPIGMIVASSNLLAHRAAELVQVSYDGGSKEVLASLKDVLDKVGASSSDRLEQKVKSTLENLDLEGEHFDVSSSGQLDLGLQYHYYMEPQTTVAVPFEGGMQVYVATQWMDLSQDTIANILNLKANEVQVKTRRIGGGYGGKATRCNLAAAAAAVAANKLNRPVRFVQSLESIMTTIGKRWAFHCDYDFFVQKSGKIVGLVSRFFEDAGYLSNESPMGHVVMLSKNCYEFSDNFKLDGFLVYTDSPSNTPCRAPGSVEGIALIENIIEHIAFETGQDPADVRYANMLPAHKMGEMMPGFLKNTLYKERRSDIIAYNKENRWRKRGLGLCIMEYQIGYFGQYPATVAIYHSDGTVVVSHGGIEMGQGMNTKISQVVAHTLGIPMQQVRIEASDTINGANSMVTGGAVGSETLCYAVRKACETLNSRLEPVREEVKPSNWQQLINEAYNRKINLIASDQCKQGDMEPYSVCGLCLTEVEFDVLTGNYLVNRVDLLEDTGESLNPNVDIGQIEGAFMMGLGYWTSEQIVVDKQSGECLTNRTWTYKPPGAKDIPVDLRIELLPKSPNKAGFMRSKATGEPAICLSIAVAFALQQALQSARDDAGVPKAWVTLNAPMTPELLVLHAGTEPSQFKLS, encoded by the exons ATGGCTGGCAGTATTACAATCAACGGCAACAGCTATGACG TTAATCTGGCTGCCCTGCCTGCGGACATCTCGCTGAACACCTTCATCCGAGAGCATGCCGGTCTGACGGCCACGAAGTTCATGTGCCAGGAGGGCGGATGCGGCGTCTGCGTGTGCACTCTGACCGGCATCCATCCGGAGGCGGGAGAGGTGCGCACCTGGGCCGTCAACTCGTGCCTCACGCTGCTGAACACCTGCCTGGGACTGGAGGTGACCACCGCAGAGGGTCTGGGCAACAAGCGGGTGGGCTACCACGCCATCCAGGAGCGGCTGGCCAAGATGAACGGCACCCAGTGCGGCTACTGCTCGCCGGGCATCGTCATGAACATGTACGGGCTGCTCAAGTCGAAGGGGGGTCGCGTGACcatggaggaggtggagaacTCCTTCGGAGGCAACATCTGCCGCTGCACCGGCTACCGCCCCATCCTGGATGCCATGAAGTCCTTTGCGGTGGACAGCAACATTCAGATTCCCGCGGAGTGCGCGGACATTGAGGATCTGAGCACAAAGCAGTGCCCCAAGACGGGCAAGCAGTGCGCCGGCACCTGCAAGAAGCAGTCGCCCAAGGGGAGTCAGATCTACCTCGATGGCagccgctggagctggcccGAGAGCCTGAGTCAACTCTTTGAAGCCCTGCAGAGCGCCGTCAAGGAGAAGCTGCCCATCATGCTGGTGGCCGGCAACACGGCCCACGGGGTGTACCGCCGCAGTGCGGACATCAAGGCATTCATCGATGTCGGAGGTTTGGCAGAGCTCAAGGGACACAAGCTGGATGCTGGCTCCCTCACCCTCGGGGGCAACCTGAGCCTCACCGAAACGATGGACATTTGCCGCCAGCTGGAGCAGACCAAAGGCTTCGAGTACTTGGCCCAGGTGTGGCAACATCTCGATTGGATCGCCAACGTTCCCGTGCGCAAT GCCGGCACCCTGGCGGGCAATCTGACCATCAAGCATGACCACCCGGAGTTCCCCTCGGACGTGTTCATCGTTCTCGAGGCCCTGGACGCACAGGTGATTGTCCAGGAGTCGCTGGTCAAGCAGGCGACTGTCAGCCTTGCCAGCTATCTGAAGACACCGATGGAGGGCAAAATCATAAGAGGAATAGTTCTCCCCGCTTATCCCAAGGATCGTTTTCTATTTGACTCCTACAAG ATCATGCCACGTGCCCAGAATGCTCATGCCTATGTCAATGCCGCTTTCCTGCTCGAGTTGGACAACGCTTCAAAGGTGAAAACTGCGAGAATCTGCTTTGGCGGAATCAACCCGGAGTTTGTTCATGCCACGGCCATTGAGAAACTTCTCTTGGGACGTAATCCCTATGAGAATGGATTGGTGGAGCAAGCCTTTAGCCAACTGTCGACTCTTCTGCAACCCGATGAGGTGCTGCCCGATGCCTCGCCTGTGTATCGACGCAAACTCGCCTGCGGACTGTTCTACAAGTTTCTTCTGAAAACAGCCGCACAGAGGAAACAGGGAGTGGGCAGTCGCTTCGCTCTGGGTGGATCCCTGCTGCAGCGACCAGTGTCGAGTGGAAAACAGAACTTTGAGACCTTCCAGGAACATTATCCAGTGACCAAGCCCACGGAGAAGCACGAGGGACTCATCCAGTGCTCCGGGGAGGCAACCTACGCCAACGATCTGCCCACTCAGCACAATCAGGTGTGGGCGGCCTTTGTCACAGCCAAGAAGGTGGGTGCGAAGGTGACGAAGGTGGATCCCCAGCCTGCGCTGGCTCTGCCCGGAGTTGTGGCCTATCTGGATGCCAAGGACATTCCGGGACCCAACTACATTGGCCCCAAGACCCGCGATGAATTCTTCTTTGCCCAAGACGAGCAGCTCTTTGCCACGGGCGAGATCAAGTTCCACAATCAACCGATCGGTATGATTGTCGCCAGCTCCAACTTATTGGCCCATCGTGCCGCGGAATTGGTGCAGGTGAGCTACGACGGAGGCTCCAAGGAGGTGCTAGCCAGTCTGAAGGATGTGCTGGACAAGGTGGGCGCCTCATCAAGCGATCGTCTCGAGCAGAAGGTAAAGTCCACGCTGGAAAACCTCGACCTGGAGGGAGAGCACTTCGATGTGAGTTCCTCCGGACAGCTGGACTTGGGCTTGCAGTACCACTACTACATGGAGCCACAGACCACTGTGGCAGTGCCCTTCGAGGGAGGAATGCAAGTGTATGTGGCCACACAGTGGATGGATCTGTCACAGGATACAATCGCCAACATTCTGAACCTAAAAGCCAACGAGGTGCAGGTGAAGACCCGCCGCATTGGAGGCGGCTATGGAGGCAAGGCCACTCGCTGCAACCTCgccgctgcggccgctgctgtcgctgccaacAAACTGAATCGCCCCGTGCGCTTTGTGCAGTCGCTGGAGTCCATTATGACTACCATTGGCAAGCGCTGGGCCTTCCACTGTGACTACGATTTCTTTGTGCAGAAATCGGGCAAGATTGTGGGCCTCGTCAGTCGCTTCTTCGAGGATGCCGGCTACCTGTCCAACGAGTCTCCCATGGGCCACGTGGTGATGCTGTCCAAGAACTGCTACGAGTTCAGCGATAACTTCAAATTGGATGGATTCCTCGTCTACACGGACTCCCCCAGCAACACTCCCTGTCGCGCTCCTGGCTCTGTCGAGGGCATCGCCTTGATAGAGAACATCATCGAGCACATTGCCTTCGAGACGGGGCAGGATCCCGCCGATGTGCGCTATGCCAATATGCTGCCCGCACACAAAATGGGTGAAATGATGCCAGGATTCCTGAAGAACACGCTCTACAAGGAACGTCGCTCTGATATTATTGCCTACAACAAGGAGAATCGCTGGCGCAAGCGCGGATTGGGGCTGTGCATTATGGAGTACCAAATCGGGTACTTTGGACAGTACCCCGCAACGGTGGCCATCTACCACAGCGATGGCACTGTGGTGGTGTCCCACGGAGGCATTGAAATGGGTCAAGGCATGAACACAAAGATTTCCCAGGTGGTGGCCCACACTCTGGGCATTCCCATGCAACAGGTGCGCATTGAGGCCAGCGATACCATCAATGGAGCCAACTCAATGGTCACCGGAGGCGCTGTGGGCAGTGAAACTCTTTGCTATGCCGTGCGCAAGGCCTGCGAGACGCTGAACTCCCGCCTGGAACCGGTCAGGGAGGAGGTTAAGCCCTCCAACTGGCAGCAGCTCATCAATGAGGCTTACAACCGGAAGATCAACCTCATTGCCAGCGATCAGTGCAAGCAGGGCGACATGGAGCCGTACTCGGTGTGCGGTCTCTGCCTCACGGAGGTCGAGTTTGATGTGCTCACTGGCAACTATCTGGTGAATCGCGTGGATCTCCTCGAGGACACGGGTGAGAGTCTGAATCCCAATGTGGATATCGGACAGATCGAAGGCGCCTTCATGATGGGCCTCGGCTACTGGACCAGCGAACAGATTGTGGTGGACAAGCAGAGCGGCGAATGCCTCACCAACCGCACCTGGACCTACAAGCCACCAGGCGCCAAGGACATTCCCGTGGATCTGCGCAttgagctgctgccaaagAGCCCCAACAAGGCGGGCTTTATGCGGTCCAAGG CTACTGGTGAACCTGCGATCTGTTTGTCCATCGCGGTGGCCTTtgcgctgcagcaggcacTGCAATCTGCGCGCGATGATGCCGGTGTGCCCAAGGCCTGGGTCACCCTCAATGCCCCGATGACGCCGGAGCTTTTGGTTCTGCATGCCGGCACCGAGCCCAGCCAGTTTAAGCTGAGCTAA